In bacterium, a single window of DNA contains:
- the acsA gene encoding Acetyl-coenzyme A synthetase, protein MSDTIAPTTIESILHEDRLFTPPAEFSAAARVSSMEQFRDLYQQSIDNPEGFFANMAREHLLWQQDFTNVLEWQLPDARWFADGRLNLAENCVDRHAQGWRRTKAAIIWEGEPGDTRVLTYQDLHREVCQCANTLLAMGIRQGDRVMIYLPMVPEAAVAMLACARIGAIHSVVFGGFSAESLRDRIHDCEAKAVITADGGWRRGAIVPLKANVDAALSDCPSIEKVLVLRRTGHDVDMLTGRDLWWHDTVHHASWHHEPGGMEAEHPLFILYTSGTTGKPKGVMHTTGGYLLGALLTCKYVFDLRDDDTYWCTADVGWVTGHSYTVYGALACGATTVMYEGAPNWPDNGRFWELIEKYRVSIFYTAPTAIRAFLKWGEEWPAKYDLSSLRLLGTVGEPINPEAWMWYHRVIGGERCPIVDTWWQTETGSILIAPLPGAIPTKPGSCTLPFFGVDPLIVDKHGTEQPANTGGFLVIRKPWPSMMRTIWGDHERFTKQYFGEVEGYYFAGDGARRDQDGYFWVMGRVDDVINVSGHRLGTMEVESALVAHPAVAESACVGRPHDLKGQAICAFVTLESHHAHQNTDDFKEELRDWVAKEIGALAKPDDIIFTDALPKTRSGKIMRRLLRDIAYGRAVGDVTTLEDASVLERLRTAQDDEE, encoded by the coding sequence TTCGGGACCTCTATCAGCAGTCGATCGACAACCCGGAAGGGTTTTTCGCCAATATGGCGCGGGAGCATCTCCTCTGGCAGCAGGATTTCACGAACGTCCTGGAATGGCAACTGCCCGATGCCAGGTGGTTCGCGGATGGCCGGCTCAATCTGGCGGAGAACTGCGTGGATCGTCACGCGCAGGGCTGGCGTCGGACCAAAGCCGCCATCATCTGGGAAGGCGAGCCAGGGGACACCCGGGTCCTGACTTATCAGGACCTCCATCGCGAAGTCTGCCAGTGTGCCAATACCCTGCTGGCGATGGGGATCCGGCAGGGCGACCGGGTCATGATCTATCTCCCCATGGTGCCGGAAGCGGCGGTCGCGATGCTGGCCTGCGCCCGCATCGGAGCCATCCATAGCGTGGTCTTCGGCGGGTTCTCCGCCGAGTCGCTTCGCGACCGGATTCATGACTGCGAAGCGAAGGCGGTCATTACTGCCGATGGAGGATGGCGTCGGGGAGCCATCGTGCCGCTGAAGGCGAATGTCGATGCCGCCCTCTCTGACTGCCCCAGCATCGAAAAAGTGCTGGTGCTGCGACGCACCGGGCACGATGTGGACATGCTCACCGGGCGGGACCTCTGGTGGCACGACACGGTCCATCACGCCTCCTGGCATCACGAGCCCGGTGGCATGGAGGCGGAGCATCCCCTCTTCATCCTCTATACCTCCGGGACAACCGGCAAGCCCAAGGGTGTCATGCACACCACCGGCGGGTATCTGTTGGGAGCGCTCCTGACCTGCAAGTACGTTTTTGATCTGCGGGATGACGACACCTACTGGTGCACCGCGGATGTCGGCTGGGTCACTGGCCACAGCTATACGGTCTATGGCGCGCTGGCATGCGGGGCGACAACCGTGATGTACGAAGGTGCACCAAACTGGCCGGACAACGGCCGCTTCTGGGAGCTCATTGAAAAGTACCGGGTGAGCATCTTCTACACAGCCCCGACCGCCATCCGGGCGTTCCTGAAGTGGGGCGAAGAGTGGCCCGCGAAGTACGACCTCTCCTCGCTCCGGCTCCTGGGAACCGTCGGGGAGCCGATCAATCCGGAGGCCTGGATGTGGTACCACCGGGTCATCGGTGGCGAGCGCTGTCCCATTGTTGATACCTGGTGGCAGACCGAAACCGGCAGCATCCTGATTGCCCCTTTGCCGGGGGCAATTCCCACCAAACCGGGGTCCTGCACCCTCCCCTTCTTCGGGGTCGATCCCCTGATAGTCGACAAACACGGGACCGAACAGCCGGCTAACACAGGCGGGTTCCTCGTCATCCGCAAGCCCTGGCCAAGCATGATGCGGACCATCTGGGGCGATCACGAGCGGTTCACAAAGCAGTATTTCGGGGAAGTGGAAGGCTACTACTTCGCCGGCGATGGGGCGCGTCGGGACCAGGATGGGTACTTCTGGGTCATGGGGCGGGTGGATGATGTGATCAATGTCAGCGGGCACCGTCTGGGGACCATGGAAGTCGAAAGCGCCCTGGTGGCACATCCGGCGGTGGCAGAGAGCGCTTGTGTAGGACGTCCGCATGATCTGAAGGGCCAGGCCATCTGTGCATTCGTGACCCTGGAGAGTCACCACGCTCATCAGAACACCGACGACTTCAAGGAAGAACTGCGCGACTGGGTCGCCAAGGAAATCGGAGCGCTGGCGAAGCCCGACGACATCATCTTCACCGATGCGCTCCCCAAGACGCGGTCCGGCAAGATCATGCGTCGCCTGCTGCGGGACATCGCCTATGGCCGGGCGGTCGGGGATGTCACGACGCTGGAGGATGCCTCGGTCCTGGAGCGGCTCCGCACCGCTC